In Janthinobacterium agaricidamnosum NBRC 102515 = DSM 9628, the DNA window GACCATTTTCTCGACGCCCATGCGCAAATCAGGGGCTTCACGCCGGCGCTGACGCTGCCGATCTTCGCCGGCGCCCGCCTGCGCGCGCAGCTCGCTAATCAAACGGCAATCTACGACGGCGCGGTCGAACAATACAATGCCACCGTGATACAGGCGCTGTCCGATGTCGCCAACGTGGTCGCCAAGGCGCAATCGCTGCAGGAGCAGGATCGCCTGACCGGGCAGGCACTGGCTACCGCAACGAAAGCCAGCAAGCTGGCCGAGCAGGCGTACCGCGCCGGCCTCAGCGATTCGATCAACGTCTTGTACAGCCAGGTCGCGCTGTTGGCGGAACAGCAGCAGATGGCGCAGCTGGGCGCGCGCAAGCTCGACACCTATGTCTCGCTGATGAGCGCGCTGGGCGGCGGCATTTGAGGTGGCCATCCGGCCGGCATGGAAATTTTATCGCGCCCCCCTTGAATGCACCGGATTCCGCCGGCAGGAGCACGTTATACAATGCAAATTTTTATGGAAAGGACGTCGCGATGACCGCTTTTGAAGCTAATTCCAAGCGCTTGCAATACATCAGCACCCTGATGCCGGATTTTCCGCTGGAATTGATGCGCTTGGCGCGCATGACGTCTCATATTCAAAAGGGTTTGAAGGACTCGACCAATGCGGCGCTGAAAAAACACGACTTGACCGACGTCAGTTACATGGTGCTGGCAGTGTTATACGGCACCGAGGATGCAAGCTCGAACGCCCGCACGCTGGGCATCGCCTGCAATGAAAAACCGGCCAATCTGACGCGCGTCTGCAACGAGCTGGAACAACGCGGCCTGATCCATCGCGGCAGCCGCCCCGGCGACCGCCGTTCGGTGATGATTACCCTGACCGACGCCGGCCGCGCGCTGATCTGCCTGGCGCTGCCCGACGTGTATCGGCGCAACGTGCACGTGTACGACGGCTTTAACGCCGAAGAATTGCAGCAACTGGAAAAAATGTTTGCGCGCCAGTTGCACAATTTGAGCTGCCTCGACTGAGCCTGATCTTGATCGATCTCCTTCAACCTCTTCCATTAAACACACTGCAATGACGCCCTCACCGCAAGCCGCCGATCTGCCGGCCAGGCCGGCCAGC includes these proteins:
- a CDS encoding MarR family winged helix-turn-helix transcriptional regulator — its product is MTAFEANSKRLQYISTLMPDFPLELMRLARMTSHIQKGLKDSTNAALKKHDLTDVSYMVLAVLYGTEDASSNARTLGIACNEKPANLTRVCNELEQRGLIHRGSRPGDRRSVMITLTDAGRALICLALPDVYRRNVHVYDGFNAEELQQLEKMFARQLHNLSCLD